The window GAAATCATATCAAGTGAATGATGAACTAATCGAATTAAATGAAAAGAGCGAATTATTGAAAATGAGAATAAGTCAAGAGCTCAGACAATCTGGGAATGGTCTCATAGAATTGATATTGAATGAAGTAGAAAATTCCGAATGGCCGAATGGAAAGATGAGAGAACAAATACTCAATATACAGACATATGCTTATTCTAGAGATTCGGACTCACCAGATTTAGTTCAAATAACATACAAATTGATACCACTAGTTGAAAAAATAAACAGATATAAGCTCATTAGAATAAATGAAAATGGAAATACAGAAGTACTAGTAGAAGAAATAAAGCCTATAGAAAACGAAGCTATAGCAGATATGATAAGCATAAAAACAGCTAATTACTACATGGTGAACTTTAATTTCGATATGGTAGGTAAATATGTGGACAAAATAGTGGATGAAACCATAACAGTTAGGGGGCGCTGATGATATGAAAATGATTGGATCAAAATCGAGAGATGGCGGAGGAATAATATATGTACTATTTCTACTAGTCATGCTATCAACACTTGGAATAGCAGTACTTAGTAGTTCTGTTTATGGGATAAAACTCGAGCGTCAAGCCTTCGAGGTAGAAACTGATTTTGTTCATGCAGAAGCAGCGATACATAGATATCAATTTTTTCTAAACCTAAATGAAGAATATTATGAGAGCACTTACAAAATGGACAATGAAGTAGATCAAGCTATAGCAAATGGAGTTATCAGAAGGGGAGAAGCATATCCTATATCAGATGATAAAAACATATTCATAAAAAGCATAACGAAAAATGACGATGGAGATTTTGAGTATGAGCCAAATTACTACGCTTACGACAATGGATATTATAGTGTAATCATAGACAAGAAAAAAACCATAACAGAAGAGGAAGCCATAAGAAAAAATACTCAGCCAGCTATAACTATAATTACCACATACTATGAGAAAGACACCAAGAATGGACAATTGATAGATATCAGATACAAGAAAAAAGATGGATCATATGAAAACATACAAGTCCCCTGTAGTGTAAAGCGAAAATTAGAGACAAAATTTGCCAGAAAACAATTTACAGAACTTGCGTATTTATCTGATCATGAAGATGAAATTTGGTGGGCAAATGGAGAGAGTTTTAAAGGGCCTTTTCACACAAATGGAGATCTTTATATACAAGAAACTCCGAAATTTTATGGACCCGTTACTTATAGCGGAGCTATAAAGGGAAGAAAATGGAATGGAAGAAGATACCAAACATATGAAATATCAAATCCAGGGACATCGAGACCAGATGTGTTTTTAGGAGGAGTAACCAAAGTTCCAACCATAGAATTTCCAAAGACAGTAGAGAGCATAAAAGATATAGTAGAGCCAGACCATTTGTACACTGGAAACATAAGAATTAGATTTGATAAAAATCATCCCAAAAAGTATTTTGTGCAGCAACTACAATCCAAAAAACATCAGTATTTTGATGACGTATTTTTATTAGCGTGGAGCGATGAACAAGGACCAAAGAATTTTCCAGAAAATGGTGTTATATATATTAAAAATGATATAGCACCTGCAATGAGAGATGGAAAGCGAATAAATTATGATA is drawn from Tissierellales bacterium and contains these coding sequences:
- a CDS encoding prepilin-type N-terminal cleavage/methylation domain-containing protein, translating into MKETKYIGKNGFTLIELIVALSLISLVFIAGGSIYKSGVKSYQVNDELIELNEKSELLKMRISQELRQSGNGLIELILNEVENSEWPNGKMREQILNIQTYAYSRDSDSPDLVQITYKLIPLVEKINRYKLIRINENGNTEVLVEEIKPIENEAIADMISIKTANYYMVNFNFDMVGKYVDKIVDETITVRGR